In bacterium, the sequence TGCCATTGCCGCAGAAGAACTTGGGTTTATTGGCGCCACAGTGCTTGTATTGCTTTTTATGTTTTTTGTCCTGCGGGCTTTTCGTATTGCCTATCGGGCTCCAGATCTTTTTGGCAGATATCTTGCAGTTGGTATTGCGTCATGGATAGCGTTCCAGGCTTTTATAAATATGTCCGCTATCACCGGACTCATACCCCTCACAGGTATTACGCTCCCTTTCGTGAGTTATGGAGGATCCTCTCTGGCGCTGGTGCTGACGAGTTGCGGAATTTTAGTTAATATATCGAAGTACGCTAAATCATGAAGCAAAAGACACATAACAAAAAGCAATAAGACCCTGTTATTGCTGTTTGCTATCTGTTATCTGCTGTCTGCAAGATGCATATTTTACTGACTGGGGGCGGTTCCGGAGGACACCTCTTTCCTCTGATAGCTGTCGGGAGGCAACTAAAGAAACTTGGCCAAGACCAGAATATTGACGTGAAGCTCTATTATATGGGGCCTGACGACTTTGGGCGCGATTTTTTAGAATTGGAAAATATAAAAGTGGTGAGAATTAGTGCGGCAAAATGGAGAAGGTACGCTTCGGCATATAATGTGCTGGATATTTTCAAGATTCCTTTCGGAGTGCTTAAAGCCTTCTGGAATCTTTTCTGGATTATGCCAGATCTTGTCTTTTCCAAGGGCGGATATGGTAGCTTGCCGGCGCTTTTTGTAAGCCGATTGTATCGTATTCCCGTCATGATCCATGAATCAGACAGTGTTCCGGGGATCGCGAACAAATATGCGGCGGGATTTGCCAAAAAAATCTTTACATCGTTCGATGCGGCGACTCAATCCTTTAAGAAGGAAAAAACAATTCAGACCGGCAACCCCGTCCGCGAGGAACTCTTCGGCTGTGCGCGGGAAGATTCCAGAGAAACGTTTAATGTGCGATTCCGGAAACCGCTTCTTTTGGTGCTCGGCGGCTCGCAAGGAGCTCAAAAAATAAATGATATTGTAGTGAATACGCTTCCGCATCTTCTTGAGCGCTACGAGATTATCCATCAATGCGGTCTGGGGAATTTCGAAGAGATCAAGGAGCTTGCCGCGAAAGAATATAAATCCGAATTGTTG encodes:
- a CDS encoding UDP-N-acetylglucosamine--N-acetylmuramyl-(pentapeptide) pyrophosphoryl-undecaprenol N-acetylglucosamine transferase; the protein is MHILLTGGGSGGHLFPLIAVGRQLKKLGQDQNIDVKLYYMGPDDFGRDFLELENIKVVRISAAKWRRYASAYNVLDIFKIPFGVLKAFWNLFWIMPDLVFSKGGYGSLPALFVSRLYRIPVMIHESDSVPGIANKYAAGFAKKIFTSFDAATQSFKKEKTIQTGNPVREELFGCAREDSRETFNVRFRKPLLLVLGGSQGAQKINDIVVNTLPHLLERYEIIHQCGLGNFEEIKELAAKEYKSELLQGYHPFGLLKEGELCAAYGACDLIISRAGANSIYEIARTGKPSIIIPLSSSAGNHQFENAHAYAKHGACTVLDEQNLAPNLFLETIASIMNDEAKIAAMSAAAKEFSRPRAALTIAENLFEFLRSN